A single window of Drosophila suzukii chromosome 3, CBGP_Dsuzu_IsoJpt1.0, whole genome shotgun sequence DNA harbors:
- the LOC108012468 gene encoding thioredoxin C-1 produces MQRQMVNILGQTTRRLVGGQQFRPLSVSSQRQEIFKVQSVEDFDKKVKNSQQPVIVDFFATWCNPCKLLTPRIESIVGEQAGSIKLAKVDIDEHSELALDYDVAAVPVLVVMQNGKEVQRMVGLQDEDKIRAWVAAAVKQSK; encoded by the exons ATGCAGCGACAGATGGTAAATATCCTGGGGCAGACGACGCGTCGATTGGTCGGTGGCCAGCAATTCCGGCCGTTGTCAGTCTCCTCGCAGCGCCAGGAGATCTTCAAAGTTCAAAGTGTCGAGGATTTCGACAAGAAAGTGAAGAACAGCCAGCAGCCCGTGATTGTGGACTTTTTTGCAAC ATGGTGCAATCCGTGCAAGCTGCTGACCCCCAGAATCGAGAGCATTGTAGGCGAACAGGCGGGTTCCATCAAATTGGCCAAAGTGGATATAGATGAGCACAGCGAACTGGCTCTGGACTACGATGTGGCCGCCGTGCCCGTCCTGGTGGTGATGCAGAATGGCAAGGAGGTCCAGCGCATGGTGGGCCTCCAGGATGAGGACAAAATCCGCGCCTGGGTTGCCGCCGCCGTCAAGCAGTCAAAGTAG
- the mRpL23 gene encoding large ribosomal subunit protein uL23m gives MSTRWYPIYQRGNPQLRVFLPNFWMKLIRPTEEQPPNVVTFSVSMEMTKYDVRSYLEKIYKLPVVDVRTRIALGETKKDQAYGYITKKDDVKLAYVTLPREESFVFPDFFAEKAERQAKEEKSLDESKEGFRRFLDRNKKRPGTPGWFSI, from the exons ATGTCCACAAGGTGGTATCCCATCTACCAGCGCGGCAATCCGCAGCTGCGCGTTTTCCTGCCCAACTTCTGGATGAAGCTGATCCGCCCCACGGAGGAGCAGCCCCCCAATGTGGTCACCTTTTCGGTTTCGATGGAAATGACCAAATACGATGTGCGCAGCTATCTAGAGAAGATCTACAAGCTGCCAGTGGTGGATGTGCGCACTCGAATCGCCCTGGGAGAGACCAAGAAGGATCAGGCCTACGGATACATCACCAAGAAAGACGACGTGAAGCTGGCTTATGTAACATTG CCGAGGGAAGAGTCCTTTGTCTTCCCCGATTTCTTTGCGGAAAAGGCTGAAAGACAGGCCAAGGAGGAAAAGTCGCTGGATGAATCGAAAGAAGGCTTCCGCAGATTTCTGGACAGGAACAAGAAGCGACCCGGCACTCCAGGCTGGTTTTCCATTTAG
- the LOC108013456 gene encoding nucleolar MIF4G domain-containing protein 1 homolog — MVKIRKKEAKKKPLTRKDQRKQKSEVKKQNKRLYHAGKTNGPQRVAAAAEASAAQSLQRKNKKKKRSKKVIQNPDEIPKEQLLSGEIASDDDESIDSDFSDPEVDALMPKRAKVEVYEPLQGKKARKGGAIQRQDEEAARRKELRQQRELQTKSKKQRLKQLRLENEEEDREINKLEKKLKLNKSKDKNRLVRKMFNDGLDYLLDFVLDDEEEKLKWEEKQERKKRLKEKQEKEVAGMWSDEEEDEERDEPQDNFPEDDSGSEEELDDEDLSGDEEHSDEESEEEEEAPKVKEDIYGRKRDAEGNILPDPVEQEASAAGQKYIPPHQRALMAASAGSSEKQAEILARLLKQCKGLLNRLSEANLHKIAAGIEALYMKNSRFNMNETLTKLLQEALLGSTRTNERMVQEHMVLLAYLHAQIGSEIGAHFLQTFVELFDGYVKNIANLDVEDKQLNNLVLVLCYMYLFKIYELSLLMELIGKLADQLCEKSVECLLLIFQSIGFRLRKDDPLAFKTMMQRVQSQIATAPLELKENPRLRFMVDILNAVKNNNMQKLPQYDPELAENLRKRLKAMLKNDRYVVTLNITLEDLLRADKVGKWWIVGSAWTGNLDEMGSAKQKQDKNSAKTANGGFADQLLELARKQQMNTAERRNIFCIIMSAADYVDAFEKILHLALKDQRAVAYVIIHCALNEKRANPYYAHLALKFCQFNRKYQLAFQFASWDRINDIEKLSRPQIRNLASFLQQVILAAGLQLSVLKVVDFMQLDKLSFYFMKEVMVRLLLAPDEREVYQTFERVAKNTKLQQFKQSVRLFLQHFLLKEDQLEKLKLKEEEQQLLKQRVDHLDKLLAYVDL; from the exons ATGGTTAAAATCAGGAAAAAGGAGGCAAAAAAGAAGCCATTGACCCGCAAGGACCAGAGAAAGCAAAAGTCAGAGGTTAAAAAGCAGAATAAGCGACTTTATCATGCCGGCAAAACTAACGGTCCTCAGCGCGTGGCAGCGGCGGCAGAGGCGTCGGCAGCGCAGTCGCTGCAGCGCAAAAACAAGAAGAAGAAAAGGAGCAAGAAAGTGATCCAAAATCCAGATGAAATTCCCAAGGAGCAGCTTTTATCCGGGGAAATCGCCAGCGACGATGATGAGTCCATCGATTCGGACTTCAGTGATCCCGAGGTGGATGCTCTTATGCCCAAAAGGGCGAAAGTAGAGGTCTACGAACCGCTCCAGGGGAAAAAGGCGAGGAAAGGAGGCGCCATCCAAAGACAGGATGAGGAGGCGGCCAGGCGGAAGGAGCTCCGCCAGCAGCGGGAACTGCAGACCAAGTCCAAGAAGCAGCGACTTAAGCAACTCCGCCTGGAGAACGAGGAGGAGGATCGCGAGATCAACAAGCTGGAGAAGAAGTTGAAACTCAACAAATCAAAGGATAAGAACCGCCTGGTTAGGAAGATGTTTAACGATGGCCTGGATTACCTGCTGGACTTTGTCCTGGATGACGAGGAGGAGAAGCTGAAGTGGGAGGAGAAGCAGGAGCGCAAGAAGCGGCTGAAGGAGAAGCAGGAAAAAGAGGTGGCGGGCATGTGGAGCGACGAGGAAGAGGATGAGGAGCGGGATGAGCCCCAGGATAACTTCCCCGAAGACGACAGTGGGTCGGAGGAGGAATTGGATGATGAAGACCTCAGTGGAGATGAGGAGCACAGCGACGAGGAGTccgaagaggaggaggaggcacCCAAAG TTAAAGAAGACATCTACGGACGCAAGCGTGATGCAGAGGGCAACATCCTGCCCGATCCCGTGGAGCAGGAGGCCTCTGCCGCCGGCCAGAAGTACATACCTCCACATCAGCGAGCTCTGATGGCCGCCAGTGCGGGATCCAGCGAAAAGCAGGCCGAGATTCTGGCCCGCCTTCTAAAGCAATGCAAAGGTCTGCTCAATCGTCTGTCCGAGGCCAATCTGCACAAGATCGCTGCTGGTATAGAGGCGCTCTACATGAAGAACTCGCGCTTCAACATGAACGAAACCCTGACCAAGTTACTCCAGGAAGCCCTGCTGGGCTCCACGCGAACCAATGAGCGAATGGTGCAGGAACATATGGTTTTATTGGCCTATCTGCATGCCCAAATAGGCAGCGAGATTGGAGCGCATTTTCTGCAGACCTTTGTTGAGCTATTTGATGGTTATGTAAAGAATATCGCTAACCTGGACGTTGAGGACAAGCAGTTGAATAACTTAGTGCTAGTCCTCTGCTACATGTACCTCTTCAAGATTTACGAGCTGAGCCTGCTGATGGAGCTGATAGGCAAATTGGCCGATCAGCTTTGCGAGAAGAGCGTGGAGTGCCTTTTGCTAATCTTCCAGTCAATCGGTTTCCGCCTGCGCAAGGACGATCCATTGGCTTTCAAGACCATGATGCAAAGAGTTCAATCGCAGATTGCCACTGCCCCACTGGAACTGAAAGAGAATCCCCGCTTACGTTTCATGGTGGACATTCTGAATGCTGTCAAGAACAACAATATGCAAAAGCTTCCCCAATATGATCCTGAGTTGGCAGAGAATCTCCGAAAGCGTCTGAAGGCCATGTTGAAAAATGATCGCTATGTGGTTACCTTGAACATAACCCTAGAGGATCTCCTACGTGCTGATAAAGTGGGAAAATGGTGGATTGTGGGCTCTGCCTGGACGGGAAATCTCGATGAGATGGGTTCCGCCAAGCAAAAGCAGGATAAGAACTCAGCCAAGACTGCAAACGGAGGCTTCGCGGATCAGTTACTGGAGCTGGCCAGAAAGCAGCAGATGAACACCGCTGAAAGGAGGAATATCTTCTGCATCATAATGAGTGCCGCTGATTATGTGGATGCCTTCGAGAAGATCCTCCATTTGGCTCTGAAGGATCAGCGGGCGGTGGCCTATGTGATCATCCATTGCGCCCTCAACGAAAAGCGCGCCAATCCCTACTATGCTCATTTGGCCCTCAAATTCTGTCAGTTCAATAGAAAGTATCAGCTGGCCTTCCAGTTTGCCAGTTGGGACAGGATCAATGATATCGAAAAGCTTTCCAGGCCCCAGATTCGCAACCTGGCTAGTTTCCTTCAGCAAGTAATCCTAGCTGCTGGTTTGCAGCTCTCTGTGCTCAAAGTGGTGGACTTTATGCAGCTGGACAAACTGAGCTTTTACTTTATGAAAGAGGTGATGGTGAGGTTACTTTTGGCGCCGGATGAGCGGGAAGTCTATCAGACCTTTGAAAGAGTAGCCAAAAACACCAAGCTGCAGCAGTTTAAGCAGAGTGTAAGGCTTTTCCTGCAGCATTTCCTTTTGAAGGAGGATCAGCTGGAGAAGCTGAAGCTCAAGGAGGAGGAGCAACAGCTTCTGAAGCAGCGCGTGGACCACCTGGACAAGCTACTGGCCTATGTGGACTTGTAA
- the LOC108013457 gene encoding cholesin — protein sequence MARTELEKKAKRQGKKRKHETAENAGHAASDDEVANKSLIVEPQVEQQAAATGKPPKRRQKGDEALDAKKRNKKNAVEEQVATSGVEEDAPQKPLKRKQAQEANKSQKQKRSKQETNSDDDEEDSQPTEEQLKEAARPENVNAVVTVRQKKKQKHQQRLEAQKNQNSNKEAKINKEYLIKWKESRQEWKFNKLRQISIQQTAFDEEKLDAELWPTALEYLASSQGAARSKISQLAEEVIQKLDKEGEKLEDEAERQKLIESTRYQRARDLLQSFD from the exons ATGGCCCGCACTGAGCTGGAGAAGAAGGCCAAACGCCAGGGCAAGAAACGCAAGCACGAGACGGCCGAGAATGCGGGACATGCGGCCAGCGACGACGAGGTGGCCAACAAAAGTCTGATTGTGGAGCCACAGGTGGAGCAACAGGCGGCTGCAACAG GTAAACCCCCCAAGAGGCGTCAAAAAGGCGACGAAGCCTTGGACGCCAAGAAACGTAACAAGAAAAACGCCGTGGAGGAGCAGGTGGCCACCAGTGGTGTCGAGGAAGATGCCCCACAGAAGCCTCTAAAAAGAAAACAAGCTCAGGAGGCAAACAAATCCCAAAAGCAGAAGCGCAGCAAGCAGGAAACCAACTCGGACGACGACGAAGAGGATTCCCAGCCAACAGAGGAGCAGCTTAAGGAGGCTGCTCGTCCGGAAAACGTCAATGCGGTGGTCACCGTTCGACAAAAGAAGAAACAGAAGCACCAACAGCGCCTCGAAGCCCAAAAGAATCAAAACTCCAACAAGGAGGCCAAAATCAACAAGGAATACCTCATAAAATGGAAGGAATCCCGTCAGGAGTGGAAATTCAACAAACTCCGTCAGATTTCCATCCAACAGACCGCCTTCGATGAGGAGAAACTGGATGCAGAGCTGTGGCCCACTGCTCTGGAGTATTTGGCCAGTTCTCAGGGTGCAGCGCGCTCAAAGATCAGCCAACTGGCCGAGGAGGTGATCCAAAAACTGGACAAGGAGGGCGAAAAGCTGGAGGATGAAGCCGAAAGGCAGAAACTGATCGAGTCCACCCGTTACCAGCGGGCACGCGATCTCCTCCAAAGCTTCGACTAG